Proteins encoded in a region of the Hypomesus transpacificus isolate Combined female chromosome 17, fHypTra1, whole genome shotgun sequence genome:
- the phb gene encoding prohibitin — protein MAKLFESIGKLGLALAVGGGVVNSALFNVDAGHRAVIFDRFRGVQEAVVGEGTHFLIPWVQKPIIFDCRSRPRNVPVITGSKDLQNVNITLRILFRPVAGQLPRIFTSIGEDYDERVLPSITTEVLKSVVARFDAGELITQRELVSRQVSEDLTERASTFGLILDDVSLTHLTFGKEFTEAVEMKQVAQQEAERARFVVEKAEQQKQAAIISAEGDSQAALLIANSLQEAGDGLVELRKLEAAEDIAFQLSRSRNVTYLPTGQGTLLQLPQ, from the exons ATGGCGAAACTGTTCGAGTCCATCGGGAAGTTGGGGCTGGCTCTGGCCGTTGGTGGAGGTGTTGTGAACTCTGCCCTCTTTAATG ttgatGCAGGACATCGAGCAGTCATCTTCGACAGATTCCGGGGAGTTCAAGAGGCAGTGGTTGGAGAAGGCACCCACTTCCTTATTCCTTGGGTTCAGAAACCAATCATTTTTGATTGTCGTTCCCGTCCACGTAACGTACCTGTCATCACAGGCAGCAAAG ATCTCCAGAATGTAAACATCACATTGCGTATCCTCTTCCGGCCGGTTGCTGGCCAGCTCCCACGCATCTTCACCAGCATCGGAGAGGACTACGACGAGAGGGTGCTTCCTTCTATTACCACAGAAGTCCTGAAGTCTGTGGTG GCACGGTTTGATGCAGGTGAACTCATTACCCAGCGAGAGCTTGTGTCCCGGCAGGTCAGTGAGGACCTGACGGAAAGAGCCTCTACTTTCGGCCTCATATTAGATGACGTTTCACTG ACACACTTGACGTTTGGGAAGGAGTTTACAGAGGCTGTTGAAATGAAGCAGGTGGCCCAGCAGGAGGCTGAGAGAGCCAGGTTTGTGGTGGAAAAG GCAGAGCAACAGAAGCAGGCTGCCATCATCTCAGCCGAAGGCGATTCTCAGGCTGCTCTGCTCATTGCCAACTCCCTGCAGGAGGCCGGAGATGGTTTGGTAGAGCTGCGCAAGCTCGAGGCAGCGGAAGACATCGCCTTCCAGCTGTCACGCTCCCGCAATGTGACCTACCTGCCCACAGGCCAGGGCACTCTCCTCCAGCTGCCCCAGTGA
- the LOC124479890 gene encoding uncharacterized protein LOC124479890 isoform X1: MAEQGRTVRVSRLPTNIEDDRLIDKLFIHFLRTSNGGGEIESVTVVTPGCALITFEDSKVAQSVLQYGRHILKVDKKKYELKLREHRNDIDPAKVILNMSVTVDYGQLPKGKMAVTHMLTSHPDVHISHNPPEELCTLTGRYSEIQAAVAQLLGLSGDRGTTDTSSAASNGAEEGHASPHTGRTSQTRDTTQTRAEQPLSAGAQGLGSYEELGSGVYGWEAVGQTEDGAVGLQPEPQTMVDEDFSLIMDADLFLYLQRHCGEEYRHILSSYGVEAVDVSAQGLTTLFLQNGTGTGKPGGELERLRGARGDLSQLYQENEARLRRAQLPKSILPPRGGLQTTIEALQVSLPKLLLSEDDRNIFIVGSGSDVSEAKQILLLGQREQEYATDDVASLLRSPPPTSYSSKPGKEAKPYHVLTSSGFLDPRVDKMLKSYEVERKAEGARGYKLAARFKDLGVAGLGGLGAKPGGTVAAGSSGLSTRPGLRPMQTHEHLSSIEKPSLGGEGFSSAGAQNIEEDLSFKNGSPLFNYSTRERKSASSLLSIGTRQGSDVAPLATTQSNLAEIATFPTPGSGSSLRRASSFSGRSRPKDPDTGQSKTAEETGKSMARSNSFSNRTGRDRRGVYTAQVPVSTVMWRYIKEVYAIRLDDITSDLQMADNQLEKSCDVTVTLKGAESSIVKSCELELRKLVAMVTTDFSVQELRLAELGVSNPHDETLNECCAEIRGRFKKVSIQVLKESVFLIGPRLLCSQVSAALREVFSGVQGPGQETVDLCAASTSSVNQPTPLQMNGDPNPTPSQNNTLQLKTDYDRVERGEATGGSLEKNFKRKDSTKTQRKTETEPKNGVVSSLSTRKDPVTREKVKRRETVDTDGNQTDTLTSHSVRGKDRGQAPVMGSGTASDSVSTQTSQGIETPPKDHNLPSQLPQTKERLSRTENQEGSGGSITQHSSRRSSLPGAQGGMCVCGKSGASLKMTECRSTLCPECLANVHIHCRVCPKVKETPRGIQGKMSCSEMSLSLPGHNRHSTMKISYYIPDGIQGEDHPSPGSTFRGGLFEAFLPLCERTHSLLPRLERAFKLGLTFTVTSTKTGPRVTWDCIPHKTSLQGGKSGNGYPDSNYLTRLSEALAAVGIEQVPAKSQNTNQI; encoded by the exons atggcagagcagggcaggacAGTGAGAGTGAGTCGCCTGCCCACCAACATTGAGGATGACCGGCTGATCGACAAGTTATTCATCCACTTCCTGAGGACCAGCAATGGGGGAGGGGAAATCGAATCTGTCACCGTTGTCACACCTGGCTGTGCCCTTATCACTTTCGAGGACAGTAAAG TGGCCCAGAGTGTGCTTCAATATGGCCGACACATTTTGAAGGTGGACAAGAAAAAGTATGAACTAAAACTAAGAGAGCATCGCAATGATATTGACCCGGCTAAG GTCATCCTAAACATGTCCGTTACCGTAGACTACGGCCAGCTTCCCAAGGGAAAGATGGCGGTGACGCACATGCTCACTAGCCACCCTGACGTCCACATCAGCCACAACCCACCAGAAGAGCTGTGCACCCTGACGGGCCGTTACTCCGAGATCCAGGCTGCAGTAGCCCAACTACTGGGCCTCTCCGGGGACCGAGGGACCACAGACACCAGCTCCGCTGCCTCGAATGGTGCCGAGGAAGGGCATGCTTCTCCTCACACAGGCCGGACCTCTCAAACCAGGGACACGACACAGACCAGGGCGGAGCAGCCTCTGTCCGCAGGGGCTCAAGGCCTGGGCTCGTATGAGGAATTAGGATCTGGAGTTTATGGTTGGGAGGCTGTGGGCCAGACCGAGGACGGCGCTGTGGGTCTGCAGCCTGAACCTCAAACCATGGTGGACGAAGACTTCTCCCTCATTATGGATGCAGACCTGTTCCTTTATCTGCAGAGGCACTGTGGGGAGGAGTACCGGCACATCCTCAGCAGTTACGGGGTGGAGGCGGTGGACGTGTCAGCTCAGGGGTTGACCACCCTGTTCTTGCAGAACGGTACCGGGACGGGGAAGCCGGGCGGGGAGCTGGAGCGTCTTAGGGGGGCTCGCGGAGACCTGAGCCAGCTCTACCAGGAGAACGAGGCCAGGCTTCGAAGAGCTCAGCTGCCCAAGAGTATTCTACCCCCCAGGGGTGGTCTGCAGACGACCATTGAGGCCCTTCAGGTCAGCCTGCCGAAACTCCTCCTCAGTGAGGATGACAGAAACATCTTCATAGTAGGAAGCGGCAGTGACGTGTCGGAGGCCAAGCAGATCCTCCTCTTGggccagagagagcaagagtaTGCAACGGATGATGTCGCCAGCTTGCTGAGatctcctccacccacctcttATTCCTCAAAACCAGGGAAGGAGGCGAAACCATATCATGTTCTCACCTCATCAGGATTTCTGGACCCCAGGGTAGATAAGATGCTGAAGTCTTATGAGGTTGAGAGGAAAGCAGAAGGTGCCAGAGGGTATAAACTAGCAGCCAGGTTTAAGGACTTGGGGGTGGCTGGGCTGGGTGGGCTGGGGGCCAAGCCAGGGGGGACGGTGGCTGCAGGGTCCTCAGGTCTTAGTACACGACCAGGCCTTAGGCCTATGCAGACTCACGAGCATCTGTCTAGCATAGAGAAACCAAGTTTAGGGGGCGAAGGATTCTCAAGCGCAGGAGCGCAAAACATTGAAGAGGATCTCTCATTTAAGAATGGCAGTCCCTTGTTTAATTATTCCACTAGGGAAAGGAAATCTGCTTCGAGTTTGTTGTCAATCGGCACACGTCAAGGGAGTGATGTAGCCCCCCTCGCCACAACTCAGAGCAACCTGGCAGAGATCGCCACATTCCCAACCCCTGGATCTGGTTCTAGTCTGAGGAGAGCCAGTAGTTTCTCTGGACGGTCCAGGCCCAAGGACCCGGACACAGGGCAGAGCAAGACTGCAGAGGAAACCGGTAAGTCCATGGCCAGGTCCAACAGCTTCAGTAACCGCACGGGGAGGGATAGGAGAGGTGTTTACACCGCACAGGTGCCTGTTTCCACAGTGATGTGGCGGTACATCAAAGAGGTCTATGCCATTCGCCTTGATGACATAACCTCTGACTTGCAGATGGCAGATAACCAATTAGAAAAGAGTTGCGACGTCACTGTTACATTGAAGGGTGCGGAATCATCCATAGTAAAATCTTGCGAGTTGGAGCTACGAAAGCTGGTTGCCATGGTTACCACAGACTTCTCCGTGCAAGAGCTGCGTCTGGCCGAACTGGGCGTATCCAACCCCCATGATGAGACATTGAATGAATGCTGTGCCGAGATCCGGGGACGCTTCAAGAAGGTGTCTATCCAGGTGCTGAAGGAGAGTGTCTTTCTGATTGGCCCCAGACTGCTGTGCTCTCAGGTGAGTGCAGCTCTGAGAGAGGTGTTCTCTGGAGTGCAAGGCCCGGGGCAGGAGACAGTGGACCTCTGTGCAGCCTCTACCTCCAGCGTGAACCAGCCGACGCCTCTTCAGATGAATGGAGATCCAAACCCCACACCATCTCAGAATAATACCCTTCAGCTGAAGACAGACTACGatagagtagagagaggggaggcaacTGGCGGCAGTCTGGAGAAAAACTTTAAGAGAAAAGATTCTACAAAGACACAGAGGAAGACTGAGACAGAGCCCAAGAATGGAGTGGTCAGCAGCCTATCCACCAGGAAGGACCCTGTtacaagagagaaagtgaagaggagagagacagtggataCGGATGGGAACCAGACTGACACATTGACCAGCCATTCAGTAAGAGGGAAGGATAGAGGACAGGCACCAGTGATGGGTAGTGGGACAGCATCTGATTCAGTGTCTACACAAACCAGTCAAGGCATAGAAACTCCACCAAAAGACCACAACCTTCCATCTCAATTGCCCCAGACGAAAGAAAGATTGTCCAGAACGGAGAATCAAGAGGGATCAGGAGGATCTATTACACAACACAGTTCAAGAAGGTCCAGTCTGCCTGGGGCtcagggggggatgtgtgtgtgtggtaaaagTGGAGCCTCATTGAAAATGACAGAGTGCAGGTCGACCCTGTGTCCAGAGTGCCTGGCCAACGTCCACATCCACTGCAGGGTTTGTCCTAAAGTAAAGGAGACGCCACGTGGGATCCAGGGCAAAATGAGCTGCTCTGAGATGTCCCTGTCCCTGCCCGGCCACAACAGGCACTCCACAATGAAGATCAGCTACTACATACCCGATGGCATTCAGGGG GAGGATCACCCGTCCCCTGGCTCGACGTTCCGAGGGGGGCTGTTTGAGGCCTTCCTGCCCCTGTGTGAACGCACCCACAGTCTGCTGCCCCGGCTAGAGAGGGCATTCAAGCTGGGCCTCACCTTCACTGTGACAAGCACCAAGACAGGGCCCAGGGTCACCTGGGACTGCATCCCCCACAAGACCAGCCTGCAGGGGGGCAAGTCTGG GAACGGATATCCAGATTCCAACTATTTGACTCGTCTATCTGAGGCGCTGGCTGCTGTTGGGATCGAGCAGGTGCCAGCCAAGTCTCAAAATACAAATCAAATATGA
- the LOC124479890 gene encoding uncharacterized protein LOC124479890 isoform X2 encodes MGEGKSNLSPLSHLAVPLSLSRTVKVILNMSVTVDYGQLPKGKMAVTHMLTSHPDVHISHNPPEELCTLTGRYSEIQAAVAQLLGLSGDRGTTDTSSAASNGAEEGHASPHTGRTSQTRDTTQTRAEQPLSAGAQGLGSYEELGSGVYGWEAVGQTEDGAVGLQPEPQTMVDEDFSLIMDADLFLYLQRHCGEEYRHILSSYGVEAVDVSAQGLTTLFLQNGTGTGKPGGELERLRGARGDLSQLYQENEARLRRAQLPKSILPPRGGLQTTIEALQVSLPKLLLSEDDRNIFIVGSGSDVSEAKQILLLGQREQEYATDDVASLLRSPPPTSYSSKPGKEAKPYHVLTSSGFLDPRVDKMLKSYEVERKAEGARGYKLAARFKDLGVAGLGGLGAKPGGTVAAGSSGLSTRPGLRPMQTHEHLSSIEKPSLGGEGFSSAGAQNIEEDLSFKNGSPLFNYSTRERKSASSLLSIGTRQGSDVAPLATTQSNLAEIATFPTPGSGSSLRRASSFSGRSRPKDPDTGQSKTAEETGKSMARSNSFSNRTGRDRRGVYTAQVPVSTVMWRYIKEVYAIRLDDITSDLQMADNQLEKSCDVTVTLKGAESSIVKSCELELRKLVAMVTTDFSVQELRLAELGVSNPHDETLNECCAEIRGRFKKVSIQVLKESVFLIGPRLLCSQVSAALREVFSGVQGPGQETVDLCAASTSSVNQPTPLQMNGDPNPTPSQNNTLQLKTDYDRVERGEATGGSLEKNFKRKDSTKTQRKTETEPKNGVVSSLSTRKDPVTREKVKRRETVDTDGNQTDTLTSHSVRGKDRGQAPVMGSGTASDSVSTQTSQGIETPPKDHNLPSQLPQTKERLSRTENQEGSGGSITQHSSRRSSLPGAQGGMCVCGKSGASLKMTECRSTLCPECLANVHIHCRVCPKVKETPRGIQGKMSCSEMSLSLPGHNRHSTMKISYYIPDGIQGEDHPSPGSTFRGGLFEAFLPLCERTHSLLPRLERAFKLGLTFTVTSTKTGPRVTWDCIPHKTSLQGGKSGNGYPDSNYLTRLSEALAAVGIEQVPAKSQNTNQI; translated from the exons ATGGGGGAGGGGAAATCGAATCTGTCACCGTTGTCACACCTGGCTGTGCCCTTATCACTTTCGAGGACAGTAAAG GTCATCCTAAACATGTCCGTTACCGTAGACTACGGCCAGCTTCCCAAGGGAAAGATGGCGGTGACGCACATGCTCACTAGCCACCCTGACGTCCACATCAGCCACAACCCACCAGAAGAGCTGTGCACCCTGACGGGCCGTTACTCCGAGATCCAGGCTGCAGTAGCCCAACTACTGGGCCTCTCCGGGGACCGAGGGACCACAGACACCAGCTCCGCTGCCTCGAATGGTGCCGAGGAAGGGCATGCTTCTCCTCACACAGGCCGGACCTCTCAAACCAGGGACACGACACAGACCAGGGCGGAGCAGCCTCTGTCCGCAGGGGCTCAAGGCCTGGGCTCGTATGAGGAATTAGGATCTGGAGTTTATGGTTGGGAGGCTGTGGGCCAGACCGAGGACGGCGCTGTGGGTCTGCAGCCTGAACCTCAAACCATGGTGGACGAAGACTTCTCCCTCATTATGGATGCAGACCTGTTCCTTTATCTGCAGAGGCACTGTGGGGAGGAGTACCGGCACATCCTCAGCAGTTACGGGGTGGAGGCGGTGGACGTGTCAGCTCAGGGGTTGACCACCCTGTTCTTGCAGAACGGTACCGGGACGGGGAAGCCGGGCGGGGAGCTGGAGCGTCTTAGGGGGGCTCGCGGAGACCTGAGCCAGCTCTACCAGGAGAACGAGGCCAGGCTTCGAAGAGCTCAGCTGCCCAAGAGTATTCTACCCCCCAGGGGTGGTCTGCAGACGACCATTGAGGCCCTTCAGGTCAGCCTGCCGAAACTCCTCCTCAGTGAGGATGACAGAAACATCTTCATAGTAGGAAGCGGCAGTGACGTGTCGGAGGCCAAGCAGATCCTCCTCTTGggccagagagagcaagagtaTGCAACGGATGATGTCGCCAGCTTGCTGAGatctcctccacccacctcttATTCCTCAAAACCAGGGAAGGAGGCGAAACCATATCATGTTCTCACCTCATCAGGATTTCTGGACCCCAGGGTAGATAAGATGCTGAAGTCTTATGAGGTTGAGAGGAAAGCAGAAGGTGCCAGAGGGTATAAACTAGCAGCCAGGTTTAAGGACTTGGGGGTGGCTGGGCTGGGTGGGCTGGGGGCCAAGCCAGGGGGGACGGTGGCTGCAGGGTCCTCAGGTCTTAGTACACGACCAGGCCTTAGGCCTATGCAGACTCACGAGCATCTGTCTAGCATAGAGAAACCAAGTTTAGGGGGCGAAGGATTCTCAAGCGCAGGAGCGCAAAACATTGAAGAGGATCTCTCATTTAAGAATGGCAGTCCCTTGTTTAATTATTCCACTAGGGAAAGGAAATCTGCTTCGAGTTTGTTGTCAATCGGCACACGTCAAGGGAGTGATGTAGCCCCCCTCGCCACAACTCAGAGCAACCTGGCAGAGATCGCCACATTCCCAACCCCTGGATCTGGTTCTAGTCTGAGGAGAGCCAGTAGTTTCTCTGGACGGTCCAGGCCCAAGGACCCGGACACAGGGCAGAGCAAGACTGCAGAGGAAACCGGTAAGTCCATGGCCAGGTCCAACAGCTTCAGTAACCGCACGGGGAGGGATAGGAGAGGTGTTTACACCGCACAGGTGCCTGTTTCCACAGTGATGTGGCGGTACATCAAAGAGGTCTATGCCATTCGCCTTGATGACATAACCTCTGACTTGCAGATGGCAGATAACCAATTAGAAAAGAGTTGCGACGTCACTGTTACATTGAAGGGTGCGGAATCATCCATAGTAAAATCTTGCGAGTTGGAGCTACGAAAGCTGGTTGCCATGGTTACCACAGACTTCTCCGTGCAAGAGCTGCGTCTGGCCGAACTGGGCGTATCCAACCCCCATGATGAGACATTGAATGAATGCTGTGCCGAGATCCGGGGACGCTTCAAGAAGGTGTCTATCCAGGTGCTGAAGGAGAGTGTCTTTCTGATTGGCCCCAGACTGCTGTGCTCTCAGGTGAGTGCAGCTCTGAGAGAGGTGTTCTCTGGAGTGCAAGGCCCGGGGCAGGAGACAGTGGACCTCTGTGCAGCCTCTACCTCCAGCGTGAACCAGCCGACGCCTCTTCAGATGAATGGAGATCCAAACCCCACACCATCTCAGAATAATACCCTTCAGCTGAAGACAGACTACGatagagtagagagaggggaggcaacTGGCGGCAGTCTGGAGAAAAACTTTAAGAGAAAAGATTCTACAAAGACACAGAGGAAGACTGAGACAGAGCCCAAGAATGGAGTGGTCAGCAGCCTATCCACCAGGAAGGACCCTGTtacaagagagaaagtgaagaggagagagacagtggataCGGATGGGAACCAGACTGACACATTGACCAGCCATTCAGTAAGAGGGAAGGATAGAGGACAGGCACCAGTGATGGGTAGTGGGACAGCATCTGATTCAGTGTCTACACAAACCAGTCAAGGCATAGAAACTCCACCAAAAGACCACAACCTTCCATCTCAATTGCCCCAGACGAAAGAAAGATTGTCCAGAACGGAGAATCAAGAGGGATCAGGAGGATCTATTACACAACACAGTTCAAGAAGGTCCAGTCTGCCTGGGGCtcagggggggatgtgtgtgtgtggtaaaagTGGAGCCTCATTGAAAATGACAGAGTGCAGGTCGACCCTGTGTCCAGAGTGCCTGGCCAACGTCCACATCCACTGCAGGGTTTGTCCTAAAGTAAAGGAGACGCCACGTGGGATCCAGGGCAAAATGAGCTGCTCTGAGATGTCCCTGTCCCTGCCCGGCCACAACAGGCACTCCACAATGAAGATCAGCTACTACATACCCGATGGCATTCAGGGG GAGGATCACCCGTCCCCTGGCTCGACGTTCCGAGGGGGGCTGTTTGAGGCCTTCCTGCCCCTGTGTGAACGCACCCACAGTCTGCTGCCCCGGCTAGAGAGGGCATTCAAGCTGGGCCTCACCTTCACTGTGACAAGCACCAAGACAGGGCCCAGGGTCACCTGGGACTGCATCCCCCACAAGACCAGCCTGCAGGGGGGCAAGTCTGG GAACGGATATCCAGATTCCAACTATTTGACTCGTCTATCTGAGGCGCTGGCTGCTGTTGGGATCGAGCAGGTGCCAGCCAAGTCTCAAAATACAAATCAAATATGA